The following are encoded in a window of Manihot esculenta cultivar AM560-2 chromosome 8, M.esculenta_v8, whole genome shotgun sequence genomic DNA:
- the LOC110621667 gene encoding uncharacterized protein LOC110621667 isoform X4 yields MGSFSSLPLLFSLSLFFLILPRPIHAYTLKGVDRGNPVIDVIPSFPSGRLPSPSSNDALYCERVKVSGLSRLEVRSYSSSFLVSLSPSAAIPERLHSKIQVCFHRNASLGLCHCQKEEWKTVQKGLWISIMSPYEEKYVDVKFISEISGSVSITVEEDFQQWRLLCLAVGFLLLLLAPIVSSWVPFYYSTSMAVGVFLVIIILLFQGMKLLPTGRKNFFYLSIYGSVLGAGTFVLHQISMLVNSVLINFGLSEEMHNPVFVFVLVGIVLAGAALGYWIVRKFVISKDGSVDVGVAQFVKWAMRIVATTFILQSSLDTPLAMVSLVSLYTICFLINALKWRHPFRSAKMSPGGKMWSSPKSSAAWSNSPVKGTRDEQVYFSTFHKTPQRKKFTKKEWEDFTRESTQKAVAEWASSPEVASWIIENADRIQLLPSDCSSEGTVGSESDSTNETDGGSSKRFNLFNW; encoded by the exons ATGGGCTCCttttcttctcttcctcttcttttctctctctcgcTTTTCTTCCTGATTCTCCCACGCCCCATACACGCTTATACTCTCAAAG GAGTTGACCGTGGAAATCCAGTTATAGATGTCATTCCATCCTTTCCTAGTGGACGTTTGCCTTCCCCAAGTTCAAATGATGCCTTATATTGTGAACGAGTTAAAGTGAGTGGCCTCTCGAGATTAGAGGTCAGGAGTTATTCTAGTTCGTTTCTAGTTTCTTTGTCTCCATCTGCTGCAATCCCAGAGAGATTGCATAGCAAAATTCAAGTTTGTTTTCATCG GAATGCTTCGCTTGGATTATGTCATTGTCAAAAGGAGGAGTGGAAAACTGTTCAGAAGGGCCTGTGGATATCTATCATGTCTCCTTACGAGGAAAAATACGTTGATGTGAAGTTCATAAGTGAAATTTCTGGTTCTGTCAGTATCACTGTTGAAGAAG ATTTCCAGCAATGGCGCCTTTTGTGTCTGGCAGTGGGATTTCTGTTATTATTGCTGGCTCCAATCGTCAGCAGTTGGGTTCCTTTTTATTATAGCACCTCAATGGCTGTTGGTGTTTTCCTTGTCATCATAATCCTTCTTTTCCAG GGAATGAAATTGTTGCCAACTGGAAGGAAAAATTTCTTCTATCTTTCCATATACGGATCAGTG CTTGGAGCCGGCACTTTTGTTTTACATCAAATTTCAATGCTGGTAAATTCTGTTCTCATCAACTTTGGGCTGAGTGAAGAGATGCACAATCCA GTCTTTGTATTTGTACTAGTGGGGATTGTTCTGGCTGGAGCTGCTTTAGGTTACTGGATTGTTAGGAAATTTGTAATCTCAAAAGATGGAAGTGTGGACGTTGGTGTAGCTCAGTTTGTGAAATGGGCAATGCGCATCGTTGCAACCACCTTTATTTTGCAG AGCAGTCTTGATACTCCTTTAGCAATGGTCAGCTTGGTTTCTTTGTATACCATCTGCTTTCTTATCAATGCATTGAAGTGGCGGCATCCATT CAGGTCAGCAAAAATGAGCCCTGGAGGGAAGATGTGGAGTAGTCCAAAGAGCTCAGCTGCTTGGTCCAACTCTCCTGTCAAAG GGACAAGAGATGAACAGGTTTACTTTTCAACCTTCCACAAGACGCCCCAAAGAAAGAAGTTTACGAAAAAAGAGTGGGAGGATTTTACGAGGGAATCAACCCAGAAAGCTGTTGCAGAATGGGCATCATCACCAGAAGTTGCTTCATGGATCATTGAGAATGCTGACCGAATACAACTCCTTCCGAGTGATTGCAGTTCTGAAGGGACGGTGGGAAGCGAGTCAGACTCAACAAATGAGACTGATGGTGGGAGCAGCAAACgatttaacttgtttaattGGTAG
- the LOC110621667 gene encoding uncharacterized protein LOC110621667 isoform X3, whose translation MGSFSSLPLLFSLSLFFLILPRPIHAYTLKGVDRGNPVIDVIPSFPSGRLPSPSSNDALYCERVKVSGLSRLEVRSYSSSFLVSLSPSAAIPERLHSKIQVCFHRNASLGLCHCQKEEWKTVQKGLWISIMSPYEEKYVDVKFISEISGSVSITVEEDFQQWRLLCLAVGFLLLLLAPIVSSWVPFYYSTSMAVGVFLVIIILLFQGMKLLPTGRKNFFYLSIYGSVLGAGTFVLHQISMLVNSVLINFGLSEEMHNPVFVFVLVGIVLAGAALGYWIVRKFVISKDGSVDVGVAQFVKWAMRIVATTFILQSSLDTPLAMVSLVSLYTICFLINALKWRHPFRSAKMSPGGKMWSSPKSSAAWSNSPVKGLLSSSTGSGTRDEQVYFSTFHKTPQRKKFTKKEWEDFTRESTQKAVAEWASSPEVASWIIENADRIQLLPSDCSSEGTVGSESDSTNETDGGSSKRFNLFNW comes from the exons ATGGGCTCCttttcttctcttcctcttcttttctctctctcgcTTTTCTTCCTGATTCTCCCACGCCCCATACACGCTTATACTCTCAAAG GAGTTGACCGTGGAAATCCAGTTATAGATGTCATTCCATCCTTTCCTAGTGGACGTTTGCCTTCCCCAAGTTCAAATGATGCCTTATATTGTGAACGAGTTAAAGTGAGTGGCCTCTCGAGATTAGAGGTCAGGAGTTATTCTAGTTCGTTTCTAGTTTCTTTGTCTCCATCTGCTGCAATCCCAGAGAGATTGCATAGCAAAATTCAAGTTTGTTTTCATCG GAATGCTTCGCTTGGATTATGTCATTGTCAAAAGGAGGAGTGGAAAACTGTTCAGAAGGGCCTGTGGATATCTATCATGTCTCCTTACGAGGAAAAATACGTTGATGTGAAGTTCATAAGTGAAATTTCTGGTTCTGTCAGTATCACTGTTGAAGAAG ATTTCCAGCAATGGCGCCTTTTGTGTCTGGCAGTGGGATTTCTGTTATTATTGCTGGCTCCAATCGTCAGCAGTTGGGTTCCTTTTTATTATAGCACCTCAATGGCTGTTGGTGTTTTCCTTGTCATCATAATCCTTCTTTTCCAG GGAATGAAATTGTTGCCAACTGGAAGGAAAAATTTCTTCTATCTTTCCATATACGGATCAGTG CTTGGAGCCGGCACTTTTGTTTTACATCAAATTTCAATGCTGGTAAATTCTGTTCTCATCAACTTTGGGCTGAGTGAAGAGATGCACAATCCA GTCTTTGTATTTGTACTAGTGGGGATTGTTCTGGCTGGAGCTGCTTTAGGTTACTGGATTGTTAGGAAATTTGTAATCTCAAAAGATGGAAGTGTGGACGTTGGTGTAGCTCAGTTTGTGAAATGGGCAATGCGCATCGTTGCAACCACCTTTATTTTGCAG AGCAGTCTTGATACTCCTTTAGCAATGGTCAGCTTGGTTTCTTTGTATACCATCTGCTTTCTTATCAATGCATTGAAGTGGCGGCATCCATT CAGGTCAGCAAAAATGAGCCCTGGAGGGAAGATGTGGAGTAGTCCAAAGAGCTCAGCTGCTTGGTCCAACTCTCCTGTCAAAG GTTTATTATCATCATCTACTGGTTCAGGGACAAGAGATGAACAGGTTTACTTTTCAACCTTCCACAAGACGCCCCAAAGAAAGAAGTTTACGAAAAAAGAGTGGGAGGATTTTACGAGGGAATCAACCCAGAAAGCTGTTGCAGAATGGGCATCATCACCAGAAGTTGCTTCATGGATCATTGAGAATGCTGACCGAATACAACTCCTTCCGAGTGATTGCAGTTCTGAAGGGACGGTGGGAAGCGAGTCAGACTCAACAAATGAGACTGATGGTGGGAGCAGCAAACgatttaacttgtttaattGGTAG
- the LOC110621667 gene encoding uncharacterized protein LOC110621667 isoform X2, whose product MGSFSSLPLLFSLSLFFLILPRPIHAYTLKGVDRGNPVIDVIPSFPSGRLPSPSSNDALYCERVKVSGLSRLEVRSYSSSFLVSLSPSAAIPERLHSKIQVCFHRNASLGLCHCQKEEWKTVQKGLWISIMSPYEEKYVDVKFISEISGSVSITVEEDFQQWRLLCLAVGFLLLLLAPIVSSWVPFYYSTSMAVGVFLVIIILLFQGMKLLPTGRKNFFYLSIYGSVLGAGTFVLHQISMLVNSVLINFGLSEEMHNPVFVFVLVGIVLAGAALGYWIVRKFVISKDGSVDVGVAQFVKWAMRIVATTFILQSSLDTPLAMVSLVSLYTICFLINALKWRHPLHQSYSRGGQVIAKHNRAEFLSRSAKMSPGGKMWSSPKSSAAWSNSPVKGTRDEQVYFSTFHKTPQRKKFTKKEWEDFTRESTQKAVAEWASSPEVASWIIENADRIQLLPSDCSSEGTVGSESDSTNETDGGSSKRFNLFNW is encoded by the exons ATGGGCTCCttttcttctcttcctcttcttttctctctctcgcTTTTCTTCCTGATTCTCCCACGCCCCATACACGCTTATACTCTCAAAG GAGTTGACCGTGGAAATCCAGTTATAGATGTCATTCCATCCTTTCCTAGTGGACGTTTGCCTTCCCCAAGTTCAAATGATGCCTTATATTGTGAACGAGTTAAAGTGAGTGGCCTCTCGAGATTAGAGGTCAGGAGTTATTCTAGTTCGTTTCTAGTTTCTTTGTCTCCATCTGCTGCAATCCCAGAGAGATTGCATAGCAAAATTCAAGTTTGTTTTCATCG GAATGCTTCGCTTGGATTATGTCATTGTCAAAAGGAGGAGTGGAAAACTGTTCAGAAGGGCCTGTGGATATCTATCATGTCTCCTTACGAGGAAAAATACGTTGATGTGAAGTTCATAAGTGAAATTTCTGGTTCTGTCAGTATCACTGTTGAAGAAG ATTTCCAGCAATGGCGCCTTTTGTGTCTGGCAGTGGGATTTCTGTTATTATTGCTGGCTCCAATCGTCAGCAGTTGGGTTCCTTTTTATTATAGCACCTCAATGGCTGTTGGTGTTTTCCTTGTCATCATAATCCTTCTTTTCCAG GGAATGAAATTGTTGCCAACTGGAAGGAAAAATTTCTTCTATCTTTCCATATACGGATCAGTG CTTGGAGCCGGCACTTTTGTTTTACATCAAATTTCAATGCTGGTAAATTCTGTTCTCATCAACTTTGGGCTGAGTGAAGAGATGCACAATCCA GTCTTTGTATTTGTACTAGTGGGGATTGTTCTGGCTGGAGCTGCTTTAGGTTACTGGATTGTTAGGAAATTTGTAATCTCAAAAGATGGAAGTGTGGACGTTGGTGTAGCTCAGTTTGTGAAATGGGCAATGCGCATCGTTGCAACCACCTTTATTTTGCAG AGCAGTCTTGATACTCCTTTAGCAATGGTCAGCTTGGTTTCTTTGTATACCATCTGCTTTCTTATCAATGCATTGAAGTGGCGGCATCCATT GCATCAGTCGTATTCTCGGGGTGGACAAGTAATAGCCAAGCACAATCGTGCTGAATTCCTTAGCAGGTCAGCAAAAATGAGCCCTGGAGGGAAGATGTGGAGTAGTCCAAAGAGCTCAGCTGCTTGGTCCAACTCTCCTGTCAAAG GGACAAGAGATGAACAGGTTTACTTTTCAACCTTCCACAAGACGCCCCAAAGAAAGAAGTTTACGAAAAAAGAGTGGGAGGATTTTACGAGGGAATCAACCCAGAAAGCTGTTGCAGAATGGGCATCATCACCAGAAGTTGCTTCATGGATCATTGAGAATGCTGACCGAATACAACTCCTTCCGAGTGATTGCAGTTCTGAAGGGACGGTGGGAAGCGAGTCAGACTCAACAAATGAGACTGATGGTGGGAGCAGCAAACgatttaacttgtttaattGGTAG
- the LOC110621297 gene encoding LOB domain-containing protein 20, whose translation MADPQCDTRRKAIGKRASAMQVETKSVAVAPCGACKFLRRKCISGCIFAPHFGSDQGAARFAAVHKVFGASNVSKLLLHIPVNRRHEAVVTISYEAQARLSDPVYGCVSTILALQQQVASLQAELAMVQTQLINSRFIMANVLQNSQQQQHMAMLQPAYSNNSSASTNLIHMSSFTSNFDLVTDTAPSSHSLDPLQLSRPSLDEEDEEQESQIPGIFDGEGFHRR comes from the exons ATGGCTGATCCTCAATGTGACACTCGAAGGAAGGCCATCGGCAAGCGTGCTTCAGCCATGCAGGTCGAGACCAAGTCGGTTGCCGTGGCTCCATGCGGTGCATGCAAGTTCTTGAGAAGGAAATGCATTAGTGGGTGCATTTTTGCACCACACTTTGGTTCGGACCAGGGTGCAGCTCGGTTTGCAGCTGTGCATAAGGTCTTTGGTGCTAGTAATGTGTCTAAGCTGTTGCTTCACATTCCGGTTAACCGGAGACATGAAGCTGTTGTTACAATATCTTATGAGGCTCAGGCAAGGTTATCTGATCCGGTTTACGGTTGTGTGTCCACCATACTTGCTCTGCAACAACAG GTTGCATCTTTGCAAGCAGAGCTTGCAATGGTCCAAACTCAATTGATAAACAGCAGATTTATAATGGCAAATGTTCTTCAAAACTCACAGCAGCAGCAGCACATGGCAATGCTTCAACCAGCCTACTCTAACAATTCTTCAGCTTCAACTAACCTCATCCACATGAGCAGTTTCACCTCCAACTTTGATCTCGTCACTGACACTGCTCCATCTTCTCATAGCTTGGACCCTCTCCAGCTTTCCCGACCATCCCTCGATGAGGAAGATGAAGAACAAGAGAGCCAGATTCCAGGCATTTTCGACGGTGAAGGATTTCATCGGAGATGA
- the LOC110621296 gene encoding ubiquitin-conjugating enzyme E2 2: MSTPARKRLMRDFKRLQQDPPAGISGAPQDNNIMLWNAVIFGPDDTPWDGGTFKLTLQFSEDYPNKPPTVRFVSRMFHPNIYADGSICLDILQNQWSPIYDVAAILTSIQSLLCDPNPNSPANSEAARMFSENKREYNRRVREIVEQSWTAD; this comes from the exons ATGTCAACCCCAGCGAGGAAGAGGCTGATGAGGGATTTCAAGAGGCTCCAGCAGGATCCTCCGGCGGGCATTAGTGGCGCCCCTCAAGACAACAACATCATGCTCTGGAACGCTGTCATTTTTGG GCCCGATGATACGCCTTGGGACGGAG GTACGTTTAAGTTGACTCTGCAATTCAGTGAGGATTATCCAAATAAACCTCCAACCGTCCGCTTTGTCTCACGAATGTTTCATCCAAATA TATATGCAGACGGAAGTATTTGCTTAGATATCTTACAGAATCAGTGGAGTCCAATATATGATGTTGCTGCTATACTCACCTCTATCCAG TCCCTGCTTTGTGATCCAAACCCAAATTCacctgcaaactctgaagcagctcgCATGTTCAGTGAGAATAAGCGAGAATACAACCGAAGAGTGCGTGAAATAGTGGAGCAGAGCTGGACTGCCGACTAA
- the LOC110621668 gene encoding BTB/POZ and MATH domain-containing protein 4 — protein sequence MPPTTSPPCNPTTSLSITETINGSHRFTIQGYSLAKGIGIGKHIASENFTVGGYQWAIYFYPDGKNPEDNSSYVSVFIALASEGTDVRALFELTLIDQSGEGKHKVHSHFDRSLESGPYTLKYRGSMWGYKRFFRRAMLETSNFLKDDCLKIHCTVGVVVSAIDCSRLHSIKVPESDIGAHFGMLLENEECSDITFTVHGEKIHAHKLVLAARSPVFESEFFDSLEEDNREIVVTDMEPKVFKALLHFIYKDTLVEDEELSVSSSSCMSTISDTLVAKLLAAADKYNLPRLRLMCESVLCKDISVNSVAKILALADHYHAMDLKSVCLKFAAENLVAVMRSDGFEYLKEHCPLLQSELLKTVAGCEEDFSGGGKSRSVWAQFSDGDETNDRSVRQQPWEDGVERSRSLWVQLDDGDADRSPGQAD from the exons ATGCCCCCAACCACCTCCCCACCATGCAACCCCACTACCTCTCTCTCCATCACCGAAACCATAAACGGTTCTCACCGATTCACCATCCAGGGCTACTCCTTAGCCAAAGGCATCGGCATTGGGAAACACATCGCCAGCGAGAATTTCACCGTCGGCGGTTACCAGTGGGCCATTTACTTCTATCCAGATGGTAAGAATCCTGAAGACAACTCTTCCTATGTCTCCGTCTTCATCGCTCTCGCCAGCGAGGGCACCGACGTCCGCGCCTTGTTCGAGCTTACCCTCATCGATCAGAGCGGCGAAGGCaagcacaaagtccatagcCACTTCGATCGCTCCCTGGAGAGTGGGCCTTACACGCTCAAATATCGCGGCAGCATGTG GGGTTATAAGCGTTTCTTTAGAAGGGCAATGCTTGAAACGTCGAATTTCCTAAAGGATGATTGCTTGAAAATTCACTGCACTGTTGGGGTGGTGGTTTCTGCAATAGACTGCTCGAGGCTGCACTCTATAAAGGTCCCTGAGTCGGATATTGGAGCGCATTTTGGTATGTTGCTGGAGAATGAGGAATGTTCTGATATTACCTTTACTGTGCATGGAGAAAAGATTCATGCCCACAAATTGGTATTGGCTGCTCGTTCCCCTGTATTTGAGAGTGAATTCTTTGATTCCTTGGAGGAAGACAATCGTGAGATAGTTGTTACAGATATGGAACCTAAGGTTTTCAAG GCTTTGCTTCATTTCATATACAAAGATACTTTGGTTGAAGATGAGGAGCTCTCTGTATCAAGTTCATCTTGCATGTCAACTATATCAGATACTTTGGTTGCAAAGTTATTGGCGGCAGCTGACAAGTATAACTTACCTAGACTCAGACTAATGTGCGAGTCTGTACTCTGCAAGGATATATCTGTAAATTCTGTTGCCAAGATTCTTGCCTTGGCTGATCATTATCATGCTATGGACTTGAAATCTGTTTGCCTAAAATTTGCTGCAGAAAATCTCGTAG CTGTCATGCGCTCTGATGGTTTTGAGTATCTTAAAGAGCACTGTCCATTGCTGCAGTCAGAACTTCTAAAAACAGTGGCAGGATGTGAGGAGGATTTCAGTGGAGGGGGGAAGAGCCGAAGTGTATGGGCACAGTTTTCAGATGGAGATGAAACAAATGATAGGAGTGTAAGGCAACAACCATGGGAAGACGGAGTGGAAAGAAGCCGGAGCTTATGGGTCCAGCTTGATGATGGTGATGCTGACAGGAGCCCTGGTCAAGCAGACTGA
- the LOC110621667 gene encoding uncharacterized protein LOC110621667 isoform X1, with product MGSFSSLPLLFSLSLFFLILPRPIHAYTLKGVDRGNPVIDVIPSFPSGRLPSPSSNDALYCERVKVSGLSRLEVRSYSSSFLVSLSPSAAIPERLHSKIQVCFHRNASLGLCHCQKEEWKTVQKGLWISIMSPYEEKYVDVKFISEISGSVSITVEEDFQQWRLLCLAVGFLLLLLAPIVSSWVPFYYSTSMAVGVFLVIIILLFQGMKLLPTGRKNFFYLSIYGSVLGAGTFVLHQISMLVNSVLINFGLSEEMHNPVFVFVLVGIVLAGAALGYWIVRKFVISKDGSVDVGVAQFVKWAMRIVATTFILQSSLDTPLAMVSLVSLYTICFLINALKWRHPLHQSYSRGGQVIAKHNRAEFLSRSAKMSPGGKMWSSPKSSAAWSNSPVKGLLSSSTGSGTRDEQVYFSTFHKTPQRKKFTKKEWEDFTRESTQKAVAEWASSPEVASWIIENADRIQLLPSDCSSEGTVGSESDSTNETDGGSSKRFNLFNW from the exons ATGGGCTCCttttcttctcttcctcttcttttctctctctcgcTTTTCTTCCTGATTCTCCCACGCCCCATACACGCTTATACTCTCAAAG GAGTTGACCGTGGAAATCCAGTTATAGATGTCATTCCATCCTTTCCTAGTGGACGTTTGCCTTCCCCAAGTTCAAATGATGCCTTATATTGTGAACGAGTTAAAGTGAGTGGCCTCTCGAGATTAGAGGTCAGGAGTTATTCTAGTTCGTTTCTAGTTTCTTTGTCTCCATCTGCTGCAATCCCAGAGAGATTGCATAGCAAAATTCAAGTTTGTTTTCATCG GAATGCTTCGCTTGGATTATGTCATTGTCAAAAGGAGGAGTGGAAAACTGTTCAGAAGGGCCTGTGGATATCTATCATGTCTCCTTACGAGGAAAAATACGTTGATGTGAAGTTCATAAGTGAAATTTCTGGTTCTGTCAGTATCACTGTTGAAGAAG ATTTCCAGCAATGGCGCCTTTTGTGTCTGGCAGTGGGATTTCTGTTATTATTGCTGGCTCCAATCGTCAGCAGTTGGGTTCCTTTTTATTATAGCACCTCAATGGCTGTTGGTGTTTTCCTTGTCATCATAATCCTTCTTTTCCAG GGAATGAAATTGTTGCCAACTGGAAGGAAAAATTTCTTCTATCTTTCCATATACGGATCAGTG CTTGGAGCCGGCACTTTTGTTTTACATCAAATTTCAATGCTGGTAAATTCTGTTCTCATCAACTTTGGGCTGAGTGAAGAGATGCACAATCCA GTCTTTGTATTTGTACTAGTGGGGATTGTTCTGGCTGGAGCTGCTTTAGGTTACTGGATTGTTAGGAAATTTGTAATCTCAAAAGATGGAAGTGTGGACGTTGGTGTAGCTCAGTTTGTGAAATGGGCAATGCGCATCGTTGCAACCACCTTTATTTTGCAG AGCAGTCTTGATACTCCTTTAGCAATGGTCAGCTTGGTTTCTTTGTATACCATCTGCTTTCTTATCAATGCATTGAAGTGGCGGCATCCATT GCATCAGTCGTATTCTCGGGGTGGACAAGTAATAGCCAAGCACAATCGTGCTGAATTCCTTAGCAGGTCAGCAAAAATGAGCCCTGGAGGGAAGATGTGGAGTAGTCCAAAGAGCTCAGCTGCTTGGTCCAACTCTCCTGTCAAAG GTTTATTATCATCATCTACTGGTTCAGGGACAAGAGATGAACAGGTTTACTTTTCAACCTTCCACAAGACGCCCCAAAGAAAGAAGTTTACGAAAAAAGAGTGGGAGGATTTTACGAGGGAATCAACCCAGAAAGCTGTTGCAGAATGGGCATCATCACCAGAAGTTGCTTCATGGATCATTGAGAATGCTGACCGAATACAACTCCTTCCGAGTGATTGCAGTTCTGAAGGGACGGTGGGAAGCGAGTCAGACTCAACAAATGAGACTGATGGTGGGAGCAGCAAACgatttaacttgtttaattGGTAG
- the LOC110621427 gene encoding uncharacterized protein LOC110621427, whose amino-acid sequence MSSSDPETPEGLDRSKTPTKENGDEDQGKESEEEEEEVGECGFCLFMKGGGCKDAFVAWENCIEEAEKKNEDIVEKCFEVTGALKKCMEAHADYYEPILQAEKDEQEAARKSSEEEKANKSESNMAGKAMEQSVGPKDSEKGS is encoded by the coding sequence ATgtcctcttcagatcctgaaaCTCCAGAGGGATTAGATCGATCAAAGACGCCCACTAAAGAAAATGGAGATGAAGATCAGGGAAAAGAGAgtgaagaagaggaggaagaggtGGGAGAATGTGGATTTTGTTTGTTCATGAAAGGGGGCGGGTGCAAGGACGCCTTTGTAGCATGGGAGAATTGCATTGAAGAGGCAGAGAAGAAAAATGAGGATATAGTGGAGAAGTGCTTTGAGGTGACTGGAGCACTGAAGAAGTGTATGGAGGCTCATGCTGATTATTATGAGCCGATTTTGCAGGCTGAGAAGGATGAACAGGAAGCAGCCAGGAAAAGCTCAGAAGAAGAAAAGGCAAACAAATCTGAGTCAAATATGGCTGGGAAGGCAATGGAGCAGAGTGTAGGTCCTAAGGATTCAGAGAAGGGCTCCTAA